In Lathyrus oleraceus cultivar Zhongwan6 chromosome 2, CAAS_Psat_ZW6_1.0, whole genome shotgun sequence, the DNA window attgaccctccaCCTCAACCGATCCCGACCGAAGAGTCGGCAATACccgatcttagacatcatatgcccggagctaattataacaccaccattcaagctttgatgtcagaatAAGACGCCAtcagagaagagttagctaacatgggacaagaatttctgggatacatgagcagtatgacaaatcaattccacgagttgctaaaccgtgttaactcctttgctcctccggccagagatcctgCAAGCGGCTAGAAattgtttttcttagttatttagttttagtttaggctatttattagttttgtttcactttatttttaatattagtatttgtttttctttcgcatgtttgcttttgtcttccaatattacattatgattattttatgaagctattggTTTATTCTACTTTATTTCGACTTATGCAATATCTATAATtatcaataatgctctctactgtATGCTACTTACATAACTTATTAGAGAAAAATATATTTATGCACTATTATGgtagtagaatagcatgcaaggcaatttaaaagcattacaatagcaaaataaaataaacataagcaaaacaaaataacaaaaataaaatataataataaaaacaaattatgaagaACCCACGCAAGTGACCGTTGCAAGctgactgtgtgacgagcgtcacacacgccatcacggtcgtcacaccaagtgcctgtgacgcccgtaacacccctgtcacgagcgtgacaccttcagactaggtgaacgttagtaaccgttggggacacgaccgttacaccaccccactttttaccttccccatttatttacccatttactcacattaaaccacatttatttatttttcacccactccctttccaacttccaaaacttttcctataaatacccaccatacctttctttCTACATCATTCCAACAAACCACTCTATCAAAATCCTTTTTCATCCCCTTTACCTCTTTCAACCAACTtatcagtatggcgggaaaccaacaattcggaaatatcatcttccgatccgaagatgataattatcaaagggagcagttcgagcgtttccaacagcgaggtgtcgtatctaccaggtatcctgattcaaattgtttacaagaattaggattacttcaaggtatacaatggatgctccgccttgctgatttaacctttctttgcacacACAATCAACCTACCTATCCATCACTCACCTTAGAATTTCTAAGTTCCTATTCATACAACACTCcaaccggtgaagacgagtacttaatcggtaccgcaaccttccgcatgttcaacaccgagtactcactatcccagaaccaattgagtaccatgctacaattccctgtagaaggtcaagtccacccaagaatacctccgaactcccagtggcacataaacgccttcgatctctttagaaaaatatacggtgtggaaaccaacaactgggatgtattacttgcttcgcatatacataacccaaccatccggtattttatctgcatcctgcaaaacacagtcTTTGaaagaccgaacaacagcaaagtcaacgccaaggaattattcttcctccactgcgtctttgcaagggatacaaaggtaaacgctgcttctttcttatttaatcatatccgcaccctatgtgctagaggccgccaaccttttatgattggaggattaataaccacaatagcacttggcttaaatcTAGGGGATCGACTCCAAAATTTAGAATCTTTGCCAtccctatttatggatataagttattgtcggtccagccgcctaatcaaaaACAGGGTAGGCGGAAGATACTATCTTATGGTAAAcaaccaagaagtcccaagcgttgttttgcccaacattgccctcacagatgtcaccaaccccaaccgcttcatctacgatctgaatgctcccgaagctaccgagcctacACACACAAACCCGCCTCAagacgagtttgaagaaatggagcaaggtgatcaaggtcctgagcaacaatcagtcccgctcaacccttccgataacGTTACATCCTCACtacgtcgtcgacgaagaaggccagcaaccaacgacgacatcatggatgctattgatggtatgcaagcgcagaatctcAAAGTGATGCAAAtaagcgaggaatgcaataaccgatcagcggttcactgagttgctcagccggtttgatgacttggatgttcgtcaacgatcaccaggtccaagaacaagaggcggcagacaacattgactttagtttctttttctttctctatttcttttgttttctttgaaacattggggacaatgtttcatttaagtgtgggggggaaaaccttgttctttcaatcttcccttttcaagtatgttattttccctttcattgttatttccctttcttattttattaaaaaaaaaaattttataataataatttattttaagttaagtccctagtgtgaaaaattcttattatctattccccttaattttcttgagccataacaaaaatttaatacactcaataagtataaaggttgcttattttacaaaacttgagtgaaattaagacaaaaattattaccgccccaacgctctaaacaaacctcaacatgttagatcagaaaagtacctattataccaatcccttgaacttttagttttatagtaaccccaagtagtttatacaagaagtcagcaccatcttaatagcaaactacgtggagggccgatgaatataagtgaatgattcccaaaataacaaaaaaatatatatatcaggaaatgcactgattaagttaggtgatccttaccagatcatttaatctaaaggttgcagatcatacaaaagcataatacgaaagatccattatgagttggttcagcaggtatctggtgctgaacttggtagggcggactacggtccgatcccccgcaatttgcaatggaccaagtaacgaagttatccgactaatgtaccagagcttctagctaaaaggggatcaaaatcactaaccggtcactccactatgtgcgagaaaagataaagggcttaatgtgatttcgctagaatgaaaacgggtgaaataagagtaaaagaactaggctagcTATAATAACATGACTCaaactggtttgcataaggtaAGGTTATCTGATTTgtgacggtagttgttgatgtcaagattaaactcaggttacttctaaacaaggtttacttgcaacctagtacgaattgatgtgtgttctgaaatttcatctggctaaatttttaaaacgatttctatactgtatcttgcttgaggacaagcaaaggtctaagtatgggggagtttcataacatgaaataatatcacatttttggactcgatttaattaaattatattattatttgtttcgatttatttcattttactcgatattacttggtatttttccttctatttatctcaggtaacttatttgaagcataagtgaaaaaggaagaaaagagGGTGCAAAAAGATGATGAGAAGcaaattccactaaagcccagcccacaattacaagccaggagcgctgaagctgtgacgaccgccacacaaggtgtgatgagcgtcacgccctgctaccttgtgttacgaacgtaacacatggtgtgacgaacgtcacacccctctcctatatttttggctttagacgcgcaacagaggcacgttgagCCTATTCTTCCGTTTGACTCGTTGAAGCGTGAAAGTTACTTACGGAAGGCACTTTTGGAAACGGTTACAAAGTGGATTAATATAAATAGTTGCTTTTATCCAACCCTGGAGCTCTCCTTCTTTTTCCGCCGTGCAAGCATTTACAACATTAGTTTTCTACAACTTTCTATTTTattagcaatttttatttcttttcttttccaggaaactattgtgtatcttttactggatctaaccttacgttagatcatagtattttattcctttgctttttattttcctgtccgattgaagagttcaagaacaaatccaaccggtctgtggtggagtgttcaagattcctattaattattcaggttctttaatttattgttttaatttatatatgctctgcattgctgtttatttatattgtttgcctgagatggttttatttaagcatgataattgtttagacctgtttagcatgtccggctaattaatatagatatcggtatgtaaagtaagcggaatgaaggaatcaaaactaagttggtttaatttcatttaaaaataaagtcactctttttatggtctcaatttacagagttaataccaaggtttttgtacgagagtaaaagacataaagaagttaaaatcaatagaacgacggtttgagtttttaactggactgtgtaaattggacattaattctaaatcagggcgaaagcaatttttagagttaattaaattctaatctttttcaaaaagtatttttaaaggttaaatgtgaggacgagagttaagcatttaagtttaattatataatctaagtcaatagagcgagagtttgagacgagggtgtttaaacggttattattttaatgaaaagagtttctatagattctgttgttttcaaaaagtgattttggacttaactaataagtgacagctacgttaatataaagtcatagtctattcaacagagcgagagtttgagataagacttttaatcaatagtgtctactgaaaagatttattttaaaaccaagaaaccaacgaagatttgattccctaattacgacgaactacatacgGATATCCActtaattgatatttaatctagatcttattttagttttacttttcccccaaatcatcaaagtatcatccgccttagctttacgaagtaactttagaaaacggtatatcgattcataagtccctgtgggatcgatatcttttaaaactacgcgataagactgtgcacttgcagtcagtaccccaatcgactcataaagtcgcgatcataGGTTCCCTGTGTATTCTGAGTTGAGTAAGAAGCCGCACCATACTCGAAGTATTATGGATGctgtcaagctttacctaacatggtgaATGCATAAAAAGCCAAACAGATTTGTCATCATGAGCGATGGCGGAATATGAAGCCGACAATGCTGCTGTTCGCGAGTCCCTTGGCCAAGTGCAAGGAGAAATGAATCTTTTCAGGGGAAACATGGAGACTATCCTTGAGATTCTCCAGTCTTAGAGGAACCCCGCCTCTACTGCTGCCAACGTCACCCATGTTGATGGGGTGACCATTCCTACTGCTGCTGCTGGCACTACCATCGATACTTCGGTGGAAACTGTTGTGCCCAACTCGGGGAACCGTCAGATGGTCCCCGTGGACTCTGCTAGGCTTGTTGCTGCCTACCCGTGGGGGATGCCCCCACACCTCGCTGCCAGTCTTGCTAATGGGGGAGCTTTCTTCCCTCACCCGACTCTCTTTGCCGCTGCTGCTGCTGGAAACGCTGGTTTTCCATGGGCTCTCCCCACTGTTCAAACTACTCTGGTCGATGTTGCTGATCCGGATAACAACCAAGGTCAGGTTCCTGACGACACTCTTGATGCTCAAGAGGACTACCGAGGCCCGTGCCTCCATTTTCAGATCCCTACTCAAACCACTCAAGCTGCGAGCGCCAGTCAGGTCCCGACTTTTCCTTTTGGTTATCCTGGGGTAACCTCCATGCCCATGCTGACATACCCTTCACTCCAACATGTGCAGACAGGGGCACCTCGGGCCCCCAATGCTCAGGCTGGAATGCAATATCCTCATCCAATCCATGCTGCTCAGACTATGCCACTGGGTTTCTCCTACCTGCCTTAGATGTGGTTCACCCCAAATATGCCTGCATCGACCGTTCCAGAAACTTCCCGACCGGCCAGTCAGGTCGTTCCTCTCGTTGTTGATCCATCCAGACCTACGGATTACCAATTCTTGGATGACAAAATAAGGGCCATCGAGGGTTTCTCCGCCTTCGGTATAGACGCTCGAGACCCCTGCTTGGTCCCGAACGTGGTACTACCTCAGAAATTCAAGGTGCCTGACCTTCCGAAGTACAAGGGCCTCAACTGTCCCCGCAGTTCCATTACCATGTACTGCAGGAAAATAGCCTCATACATTGGTAATGACAACCTCCTGATCCATTGCTTCTAAGATAGCATGTCTGGGacttccttggattggtacataGATGTAGAACACTCAAAGATTCGGCCGTGGAGGGATCTCTCCGGGGCATTCTTGAAATAATACAAGTACAACCTTGACATGGCTCCGACAAGGCTTCAACTACAGAATCAGTCGCAAAGATCTAATGAAACCTTTAAGGAATATGCTCAATATTGGAGCGAAATGGCGTCTAGGGTTCAACCAACATTATCTAACAACGAATTATTGGATATCTTCATGGGTACAGTGCAAGGGCTGTATTTTGAGAAGATGATCGACAGTTCGTCGACAAATTTTGTTGATATGGTAACCACCGGGGAACACGTTGAGAGTGGGCTAAAATCAGGGAAAATCACAGATACGACCGCACAGAAGACAACCAACAAGAGGTCGCATGGGGGCTTCTCTAAAAAGAATGAGGGGGAAGCAAACGCTGTAACGGCGAAGGCTCGGCCCCTATATTAACTTCCCATGGCCCCTATGCCGTATTACCCTTATCCATATGTCGTCGCAGCTCAATATTAGCAACCGCCATTCCAGTACCAACCGCAGAAAGGTAATCAGAAATCGACACCCGCTCAAAAAAATCCAAACCAACAATGCAATCGTGATAACAAAGGACAAAATCGAGGTCAGAACAACAAAAACAATTTTGGTAACCGACCCCAAATTGACAAGATTTCGGTGTTGTATTCCAAACTGGTACCCTATCTGATTCATGTGGGAGCTATCGTACCAAGAGAAATACCCGCGACCACTTCTCCATTCCACGCCAAGCACGATCCTAACACTTCATGCGTTTATCATGATGGATTCATAGGGTATTCTACAGAAGATTGTTGGGCACTCAAATACAAAATCCAAGATTTGATCAATCAAGACATCCTGACTTTCTCTAGAGAAAAACCTAATGTAAAGACAAATCCTTTATCGAATCACAGCGGTGCAGTGGTCAACGCTGTGATTGAAGAGGAAAATACTGAAGCTATACTAAGAGCCAAAGAAGTGAAGACTCTGATGTCCGTTGTATTACAGAAGCTTGAACAATTTGGGTTTCTAAAAGGTGTGCATGATGATTGTACAGTATGCAAGTTTGATCCGGATAATTGCGACCAACTGAGGGGTTGTGTGCAAGAGTTAATGGATCAAGGGTTGATACAATTCTCCAAGTCTCAGGCAGCAGAGGAGGTGGTAGTAATTGAACCAATAACAATTGTGTACAGAAAAAAGAAGGTTGAAGCTCCTCCCAAGAGGATTCTGTCGATCCATTTCCGTGTTCCCACTCCGTTCCCGTATTAGAGTACCAAGGCAGTGCCTTGGAATTATGAGACTACAACGTATTTGGGAGGAAAAGAAATCTACATTCCTGACACAGAAATCGTCAACATTGCTGGAACGGGAGGCATAACTCGAAGTGGCCGTGTATTTGCTCCTAAATACACTCCTAGGGTGTCTCCAGCACCCACGATTATCCCACCTAAGGAGAAGGTCATTCCTACTCCGACTCCGCAGGCAGGGGCAACCGTACATACGACTCCGACCATGACGACTGCTCTAGTGTTGACGAAGGTTATTGACAACAAAGCTGCAGAGTCTGAAACATCCAAGGGTAAAGGGACGATGGTTGAGAAAGAACAGATTAAAGATCACAAGAAGAGTATCACTTTTGAGGAAAGCCAAGAGTTCCTCAAActgatcaagaaaagtgacttcaagattgttgaccagttgaatcaaacgccctccaaaatatcaattttgtctttgctgttgagttctgaggctcatcGCAAAGCGTTGCTGAAAGTTCTAAATACCTCTCACGGGATGCAAGATATCACGATCGATCAATTTGACGACGTGGTTTCCAATATCACCTCCAGTAGGTATCTGGGATTTAATGAAGTAGAGCTACCTCCTGAGGGAAACGCCCACAACAAAGCATTACACATTTCGGTCACATGTACTGACTTTCTCTTATCCTGAGTACTCGTTGACACCGGTTCTTCGCTCAATGTACTACCCAAGTCTACATTGAGCCAATTATAATTTAAAGGGCCCGAGATGAGGACCAGTGCATTGATCGTTAGAGCTTTTGGCGGTTCCCGAAGGCAAGTAATTGGGGAGGTTGATTTGCCTATCTGTGTTGGACCCCACCAGTTCAGCATCAcattccaagtcatggacatTAACCCGACTTACAATTGTCTGTTGGGAAGACCATGGCTTTATGCCGCTGGGGCAGTCACTTTTACACTGCACCAGAGGCTGAAATACTTGATAGATGACAAACTGGTAATCGTGTGCGGGAAGAAGATTTGTTGGTCAATGAACTCTCCTCCTTCAGATATGTTGAAACAGATGAAGGGATCATCGAAGTTCTGCTCCACTGTTTAGAGTTCGAAGATGTCAGTTTCGTTACAGCCAACAACAACCAATCATCCGCTACCATCCTATCCTCAGCAAAGAGTGCAAAGCAAGCGTTGGATAAAGGCCCACTTCACGGTTGGGGTAAGGTCGTCAATATGGCAGAAAAGCGTGACAAGTTTGGTATCGGTTATCACCCAACAACATGCAAGGTGAGTCTGAAGAAAAAGCGATTCAACCCGGTCAAGTTCAGCAGCGCCGACTATCAATACAAGCATACCGTGGCAGTTATTGGAGAGTTCGGTGGTAGCAAGCCAGGGGCACCCAGCCTTGTCCGCAGGTGTCTTCCAGGGTTCAAGCTTCCCAATTGGATGGCCACCGTGATTCTTATGGTGTACTCGGAAAAAacgtaatgcattttgttttctccATCCCTCGTCCTCGCTCGAGACGAGAGGATAGATTGTAAGGGCCCccatgtttaaaagtattatgtgaatAAATAAAAAGTACTTTTTGCATGCAAAACTTGTGTTCTCTTCCTTTCAGTTATTTTCCTTTTTCACTAAAAACAACGAAATGGCAAAaaaattctttttcttttttccacttttctcaaaaagcatactaaaataagctcatcatATGTAGAGCAAATAAAACCATTGATTACGACATGGCTAAAATCAACTGTAAGTTTGGATTTTCAATCAACCAAGTTGAAGACgatagtgaggaagattgtgaattaccGGCTGAACTAGCACGACTCCTTAAAAACAAAGAGAAAGAGATTCGGTCATACAAAGAACCAATGGATGTCATTAACTTGGGTTCTGAAACTGACAAAAAGAGGTAAAAGTTGGGGCATCTCTTGCCGAGCATGTACACTCCGAGTTGGTAGAGTTGTTGCGtgaatatgttgacgtcttcgcttgatcgtatcaagatatgccaggattAGACACCAGCATCGTTGAACACCACTTGCCACTCAAGCCTGAATGTCCTCCAGTCAAAcatgtaagaacaaaaattgttctataacaaattccttgattttgatgataacaaaggatgaaaccaaaaatggcaccctaacgaaaagtttctaagtgtgcagggttctaaagaaagaaggaagaaatctgacgatgtcatcagatacagaaccagatcagatacaaattatcagaagataagaagcatctgaagtagaaacacgttcaagaaagtctaactctgagcaaaacagcaaagtatcagaagcatctgaacaagaagtaagctctagaagttctgactctgatcaacgctatctctaaactccagaacttatcagcgctatctgaagaatccatcagaatccaaaagagatcaacatcagaagcaagactccaagattctcagatacacgaagactctgatcatggaattgctaattatgaaagagtaacgttaaagtcaagtaaaggtttgcaaatggttttcctaatacagaaagagacgttaatctccaatttcaataaagaagatactatatgtggtaagtagtcatttcaaggagagaaagttatcctggcagaagctatttatgttatggcgtaaattcatcttattactcatcagtttcaactactacctcactgatctatataaaggactgcaaatcaacattcaacatacaacacatacaaggaaaaattatactgaaacatcaacgctcaagaaaacactcttgctctctaaatcttcacgaagcttttgcttataacgtgaatcactttgttcttactattgtaatatttgctttcttagaagcactctagattacataaatcttttatctattgtttgtttatttcctcaagtgactctgtgtagtctgtatacttgagaggactaagagatctttctcttagacgttgtttgtaatcaatctttcaagattagtggattaagtccttgttgaaggcgaaatcaccttggccgggtggactggagtagctttgtgttataagcgaaccaatataaaatccttgggtgattttcattttgaaaaagcgcttattttccaaacaattcaaacccccctttcttgtttttctcaccttcaattggtatcagagctccggctctgttattgattttctaatcaaacacttaacattgtagagagatccagaaagagaagaactatggcccacacaaatgaaaaggatagttacaatgctaagcctcctgtctttgatggagagaaattcgattactggaaagatagaattgaaagtttctttctaggctatgatgctgaactctgggacattgtcacagatggatacaaacctcctgtcacagaggatggagctgaagttcccagaagtaagatgtcagatgatcagaaacgagttttcaagaatcatcacaaggccagaaccatactcctaaatgctatatcttacaacgagtatgaaaagatcaccaacagagaaacagccaaagacatacttgactctctaaggatgactcatgaaggaaactctcaagtcaaagagacaaaggctctggcgcttatccagaaatatgaagccttcaaaatggaggatgatgaagccatagaggcaatgttctctagattccaaactctgattgcaggtctcaaggttctagacaaaggatacacaactgcagaccatgtcaaaaagatagtcagaagtctgccaaagaaatggagacctatggttactgctctgaagctgtcaaaggatctgaacaatattagccttgaagaacttgtcagttctctcagaagccatgagatagaactagaggaagatgagcctcagaaaaggaacaagtctgtagcattaaagtccagacctgaaagacgcaaacttgacagaaccaaagctctccaggtagaaactgaagatgctgacaactctgaaccagaagactctgatgatgaagaagaattgtccctactaaccagaagagttaagcaactctggaaaaagaggaacaacaacttcagaagaccaagacccagaggggatcgatcagaatcaacttcaaaaggtaaatctaacaaagatattacctgttatgaatgtaaagaaacaggtcattacagaaatgaatgccccaagctaaagaaagacaactctagaaaagaaagcttcaagaaaaataccttcaggacaaagaaaggactgatggctacctgggatgatagtgaatctggatcatcagaatctgactctgatgaacaggccaatgtggcacttatggctaccacatccaggagtagctcagatgaagaatctgaagaggtattttctgaactttctcgatctgatctagaatcttgtttgtcagaaactcttagctcatatcagaaattaaaacaaaagtttaaaaacattaaaggctgtcttaaagcaaaatttgaagaatatagtgaacttgagatgacaattctagcacgagaagatacaatcagatctttaacactagaaagagatggagcaaaaagaaaaagcttagaattagaagaagcgttgtctcaagcaccacaaacttcaaataaaattatttttgaatacgaagaagcctttcaagaatttctgaaaaatggaataggtaggagtattatggcatccatgatttatggagtcagtcagaacaataaaaagggaattgggtatgatcctaaggaagataaaacttttaccagtgaccaacttaaatctcccttttcatatcattacacacacacacacaagaacaaaaatttaaaaatgctagaaaatccaaagttataagaaactctgggaaaactaatctgaaaggacccaagagattctgggtaccaaaagataagattgtgtatgttgcagatatcctatgcagcaaagttcagacaccagtcatggtacctggactctggatgctcgcgacacatgacgggaagaaagtctatgttccaaagcctggaacttaaagatgctggattcgtaggtttcggaggagatcagaaaggaaggatcagaggctccggaactattggtaatggtactcttccctctatatctgatgttctttacgtagaaggattaatgcataacttgttatccataagtcaattaagtgataacggttatgatgtaatttttaatcaaaaaacatgtaaagccattaatcagaacgatggctctgtccttttcacaggcaagaggaaaaacaacatctataaaattaatctttctgatctaaaagaacaaaatgttaaatgtctgatgtctgttcttaaagagcaatgggtgtggcatagacgcttgggccacattagcatgaggaaactttctcagctaactaaactcgagttagtcagaggcctacctaaactgaagttttcttcagatgctctgtgtgaagcatgtcagaaaggaaaattttcaaaaacttcctttaaaaagaaaaatgttgtttctacctctaagcctctggaacttctccacattgaattatttggtcctgtgaaaacagcatcagtcaatggaaagaagtatggactagtcattgttgatgattacagtcgctggacgtgggtgaaattcctaaagcacaagagtgagtatcactctgtattcactagtttctgctccaaagtgcaaaaagaatttgatgctaaaattgttagagtcagaagtgatcatggtggagaatttgaaaacaaagattttgaagaattatttgactctaatggaatatcccatgatttctcctgccctagaactccacaacaaaatggagttgtagagaggaagaataggacactccaagagatggctagaaccatgatcaatgaaactaatgtggcaaagcatttttgggcagaagctgtaaatacagcgtgttacattcagaatagaatctctataagacccattctggaaaagactccctatgaactgtgtaaaggaagaaaaccaaacatttcatattttcatccttttggatgttcttgctttattttaaacactaaagaacatctgaacaagtttgattccaaagcacagaaaggtattatgttaggatactcagaacgctctaaaggctacagagtatacaacacagaaaccaaaattgtggaagaatctattcatgtcagatttgatgataagcttgaccctaaaaagtcaaagctagttgaagattttgcagatttagaaatcacccttgcaggttctgataaagctccagaagcaactgtcactcagaactctgaagaaatcaaatccccagaaatcccaaagaaagttaaaa includes these proteins:
- the LOC127123746 gene encoding uncharacterized protein LOC127123746, which produces MAPTRLQLQNQSQRSNETFKEYAQYWSEMASRVQPTLSNNELLDIFMGTVQGLYFEKMIDSSSTNFVDMVTTGEHVESGLKSGKITDTTAQKTTNKRSHGGFSKKNEGEANAQPPFQYQPQKGNQKSTPAQKNPNQQCNRDNKGQNRGQNNKNNFGNRPQIDKISVLYSKLVPYLIHVGAIVPREIPATTSPFHAKHDPNTSCVYHDGFIGYSTEDCWALKYKIQDLINQDILTFSREKPNVKTNPLSNHSGAVVNAVIEEENTEAILRAKEVKTLMSVVLQKLEQFGFLKGVHDDCTVCKFDPDNCDQLRGCVQELMDQGLIQFSKSQAAEEVVVIEPITIVYRKKKVEAPPKRILSIHFRVPTPFPY